Proteins co-encoded in one Paraburkholderia terrae genomic window:
- a CDS encoding FUSC family protein, with amino-acid sequence MRYSVEIKKFLYSQYFYGGLRIAVGVSLPAVLCLIVFHNRELGFTIATGALGACAVDMPGPLKYKHNEMLACSVIGFLAALATGLATVNPVALWCTVVPLTFVLSLIVVYGNRWPQISFATLFMMVVTLEEHFTPMQALINAAWILVGGLWFTYWSTLVSRWMMYRIEQQALAESVFALADYLLARADFFDLDNDLDECYRNLVAKQIAAVAMQDAARDIVLRNLPKLKSGRLQPRRATLFNLFIHTVDLHEQFVGAHTDYPLVRNTFGGSDLLIFYRDLIRKAALDLEDIGLAVLQDEPPRARINVKAELRAIEYEIELMRKQDLPKKNPEAYSTVSASFRRVWSATRLIDRMRKNLANEESTKETDLRIDQALTRFVSSRRVPFGSIFSNLTMASPSFRHALRMTIAVAIGFWLGRLLPLTNAYWIVMTTVIILKPGYSLTKQRNGQRIVGTLIGCAASIALIMSVKEPHILIIVMFACMVMSYSLLLFNYTASVVFTSSYVLLMFHLLAPGSLHIIGERAIDTVVGCAIAIAASHLFPYWEYRLMGKLVNDMIAAMRSYLEASWWWGDKPAAAAITPSALTEAAALAPAVAVAEVAASGVSGIMEMSGNPTASGSNASGGAAASAGSPGSAAKTSAAAAAASALDRDYRYRLARKNVHVAFANLGQAFQRMMLEPKSAQKFVPELNDLLVRSHVLASQITAVAPLLRTSSQQMGGPSHQPLQRALTVIRDNLAKAEEGDPPPADQVDISKQLTRELDAMVIEAERSPDYTPDAVHDLKLLAHQCKQMLAASFQIRKDAGVIRLPEN; translated from the coding sequence ATGCGCTATTCAGTCGAAATCAAGAAGTTTCTGTATAGCCAGTACTTCTATGGCGGCTTGCGCATCGCAGTGGGCGTGTCGCTGCCCGCCGTCCTTTGCCTGATCGTCTTTCACAACCGCGAACTCGGCTTCACGATCGCCACAGGCGCGCTCGGCGCGTGCGCTGTCGACATGCCTGGCCCGCTGAAATACAAGCACAACGAGATGCTCGCGTGCAGCGTGATCGGCTTTCTCGCCGCGCTCGCCACCGGACTCGCGACCGTCAATCCCGTCGCGCTGTGGTGTACCGTCGTGCCGCTCACGTTCGTGCTGTCGCTGATCGTCGTCTACGGCAATCGCTGGCCGCAAATCAGCTTCGCGACGCTCTTCATGATGGTCGTCACACTCGAAGAGCACTTCACGCCGATGCAGGCGCTCATCAACGCCGCGTGGATACTCGTGGGCGGACTGTGGTTCACATACTGGTCGACCTTGGTGAGCCGCTGGATGATGTACCGGATCGAACAGCAGGCGCTCGCCGAAAGCGTATTCGCGCTCGCCGACTATCTGCTCGCGCGCGCGGACTTCTTCGACCTCGACAACGATCTCGACGAGTGCTACCGCAACCTCGTCGCGAAGCAGATCGCGGCCGTGGCGATGCAGGACGCCGCGCGTGACATCGTGCTGCGCAATCTGCCCAAGCTGAAGAGCGGCCGCTTGCAGCCACGCCGCGCGACGCTCTTCAACCTGTTCATCCACACCGTCGATTTGCACGAGCAGTTCGTCGGCGCTCATACCGACTACCCGCTGGTGCGCAATACGTTCGGCGGTTCGGACCTGCTGATCTTTTATCGTGACCTGATCCGCAAGGCGGCCTTGGACCTCGAAGACATCGGCCTCGCCGTGCTGCAGGACGAGCCGCCGCGCGCGCGGATCAACGTGAAGGCAGAGTTGCGCGCGATCGAATACGAAATCGAGCTGATGCGCAAGCAGGACTTGCCGAAGAAAAATCCTGAAGCCTACTCGACTGTCTCGGCTTCGTTCAGACGCGTCTGGAGCGCGACGCGCCTGATCGACCGGATGCGCAAGAACCTGGCGAACGAAGAAAGCACGAAGGAGACCGATCTGCGCATCGACCAGGCGCTCACGCGCTTCGTGTCGAGCCGCCGCGTGCCGTTCGGCTCGATCTTCTCGAACCTGACGATGGCCTCGCCCAGCTTCCGGCACGCATTGCGCATGACGATCGCCGTCGCGATCGGCTTCTGGCTCGGGCGCCTGTTGCCGCTCACCAATGCCTACTGGATCGTGATGACGACCGTCATCATTCTGAAACCCGGGTACTCGCTGACCAAGCAGCGCAATGGACAGCGTATCGTCGGCACGCTGATCGGCTGCGCGGCGAGCATCGCGCTCATCATGAGCGTGAAGGAGCCGCATATCCTTATCATCGTGATGTTCGCGTGCATGGTGATGAGCTACAGCCTGCTGCTGTTCAACTACACGGCGAGTGTCGTGTTCACGTCGTCTTATGTGCTGCTGATGTTCCATCTGCTTGCGCCCGGCAGCCTGCATATCATCGGCGAGCGCGCGATCGATACGGTCGTCGGCTGCGCGATCGCGATTGCGGCGAGCCACCTGTTCCCGTACTGGGAATATCGACTGATGGGCAAGCTCGTCAACGACATGATCGCCGCGATGCGCAGCTATCTGGAGGCCAGTTGGTGGTGGGGAGACAAGCCGGCTGCTGCCGCCATCACGCCGTCCGCGCTAACGGAAGCTGCTGCGCTTGCGCCTGCGGTGGCAGTCGCGGAAGTTGCCGCGAGCGGCGTTAGCGGGATCATGGAAATGTCCGGCAACCCAACTGCTTCGGGATCGAATGCATCGGGAGGGGCGGCCGCATCTGCTGGTTCGCCGGGCTCTGCAGCCAAAACATCCGCCGCCGCTGCCGCCGCGAGCGCGCTCGATCGCGACTATCGCTACCGGCTCGCGCGCAAGAACGTGCATGTCGCGTTTGCCAATCTCGGCCAGGCGTTTCAACGGATGATGCTCGAACCCAAGTCCGCGCAGAAGTTCGTGCCGGAACTGAACGACCTGCTCGTGCGCTCTCACGTGCTCGCGTCGCAGATCACGGCGGTGGCGCCGTTGCTGCGCACGTCGTCCCAACAGATGGGCGGGCCGTCACATCAGCCACTACAACGCGCGCTGACGGTGATACGCGACAACCTTGCGAAAGCCGAGGAAGGCGACCCGCCTCCCGCCGATCAGGTGGACATTTCAAAGCAGTTGACGCGTGAACTCGATGCGATGGTGATCGAAGCGGAACGCTCGCCCGACTACACGCCCGATGCCGTGCATGATCTGAAACTGCTCGCGCATCAGTGCAAGCAGATGCTCGCCGCGTCGTTTCAGATTCGCAAGGATGCGGGCGTGATCCGCTTGCCCGAGAACTGA
- a CDS encoding Lrp/AsnC family transcriptional regulator has product MGMDIIDRRLLELLQEDATMPIAELAARVNLSQTPCWKRVQRLKEAGVIRAQVALCDPRKLGVGTTVFVAVRTNQHTEAWAQDFTRAVQDIPEVVEVYRMSGETDYLLRVVVSDIDDYDRVYKQLIRAVPLYDVSSSFAMEQIKYSTALPVRASVVAEGR; this is encoded by the coding sequence ATGGGAATGGACATCATTGATCGGCGGCTGCTCGAACTCCTGCAGGAAGACGCGACGATGCCGATCGCGGAACTCGCGGCGCGGGTGAACCTGTCGCAAACGCCATGCTGGAAGCGCGTGCAACGGCTCAAGGAAGCGGGCGTGATCCGCGCGCAGGTCGCGCTGTGCGATCCGCGCAAACTCGGCGTCGGCACGACAGTGTTCGTCGCCGTGCGCACGAACCAGCACACGGAAGCCTGGGCGCAGGACTTCACGCGCGCGGTGCAGGACATTCCCGAAGTGGTCGAGGTCTACCGGATGAGCGGCGAGACCGACTATCTGCTGCGCGTCGTCGTCTCGGATATCGACGATTACGACCGTGTTTACAAGCAACTGATCCGCGCCGTGCCGCTATACGATGTGAGCTCCAGCTTCGCGATGGAGCAGATCAAGTATTCGACGGCGTTGCCGGTGCGGGCGTCCGTGGTTGCTGAAGGGCGCTGA